In Silene latifolia isolate original U9 population chromosome 3, ASM4854445v1, whole genome shotgun sequence, a single window of DNA contains:
- the LOC141647983 gene encoding putative proteasome inhibitor, whose protein sequence is MATEQSVIAVIRASRPSFRNNHDKVAFAVHASFLASGFVLTATGSPAFADNSLSSSSSSDEVGIEGWNEVEDEYAFLYINPEKGNKKILVKCLVMGDKLMVDALSEGVSEPAHLDINVDEFVTEADASGYNAQYKNLGKFVSCLESEILSKLDGGAAGSHLSGPSRSRVSEEPNRNPDGSGYPHDSPTGYVLPPVNPVGGNDLFPSGGAGIYPSRGDFGGGSMLVGPEDPRWFGGGGAFSDIPGGPGGLGGPPPGARFDPYGPPGVPGFEPGNFGRFPRGPAPGGGTHPDLQPRMGRPGGRIHPDLEQPGSGGFDYI, encoded by the exons atgGCGACTGAACAATCAGTAATTGCGGTGATCAGGGCTTCTCGACCATCTTTTCGTAACAATCACGATAAGGTGGCGTTTGCAGTCCACGCGTCGTTCCTTGCTAGTGGTTTTGTACTTACCGCCACCGGTTCCCCTGCTTTCGCTGATAACTCGctatcttcatcgtcatcttctg ATGAGGTAGGAATTGAGGGTTGGAATGAGGTGGAAGACGAGTATGCCTTCTTATATATTAACCCTGAGAAAGGTAATAAGAAGATTCTGGTGAAGTGCTTGGTGATGGGTGATAAGTTGATGGTTGATGCTTTAAGTGAGGGTGTATCTGAACCTGCCCATCTTGATATCAA CGTTGACGAATTTGTGACCGAGGCTGATGCAAGTGGTTATAATGCACAATACAAGAATTTGGGGAAGTTTGTTAGCTGTTTGGAGTCAGAAATTTTGTCTAAATTGGATGGTGGTGCTGCGGGAAGTCACTTGAGTGGCCCATCGAG ATCACGTGTTTCTGAGGAGCCGAACAGAAATCCTGATGGGTCTGGATATCCTCATGATTCTCCTACAGG GTATGTGCTTCCTCCTGTCAATCCTGTAGGTGGAAATGATCTTTTTCCTAGTGGCGGAGCTGGAATATATCCTTCTag AGGTGATTTTGGTGGTGGATCGATGCTAGTAG GTCCTGAAGATCCTAGGTGGTTTGGCGGTGGAGGTGCTTTCTCTGACATTCCGGGAGGACCAGGAGGACT CGGTGGTCCACCACCAGGCGCTCGATTTGATCCTTATGGCCCACCTGGGGTGCCTGGTTTTGAACCTGGTAATTTTGGAAG ATTCCCAAGAGGCCCAGCTCCTGGAGGCGGGACACACCCGGATCTTCAGCCAAGGATGGGTAGACCTGGGGGGAGGATCCACCCCGATCTTGAGCAGCCTGGAAGTGGTGGTTTTGACTATATATAG
- the LOC141647979 gene encoding vacuolar protein sorting-associated protein 32 homolog 1-like, whose protein sequence is MFARLFGAGPRENTAVASTVATLDKMSEALEMLEKKEELLMKKAAGEVEKAKEFSRAKNKRAAIQCLKRKKMYEQQVEQLGNFQLRIHDQMILLDGAKATTETVDALRSGAKAMKDMQKETNIIDVDKTMDEINEQTDNLRQIQDALAAPIGANDFDEDELLEELEGLEEAELEEQLLQPITTPVTPYKQPTRPAAQKDPQEDELAELQREMAL, encoded by the exons ATGTTTGCTAGACTTTTCGGTGCCGGACCGCGGGAAAACACTGCTGTCGCAAGTACAGTGGCTACTCTTGATAAAATGAGTGAG GCTCTTGAAATGTTAGAGAAGAAAGAAGAGCTTCTCATGAAGAAGGCTGCTGGGGAGGTAGAGAAGGCGAAAGAATTCAGTAGAGCTAAGAATAAGCGTG CTGCAATACAATGTTTAAAGAGAAAGAAGATGTATGAACAACAAGTGGAACAGCTGGGAAATTTTCAACTGCGAATTCATGATCAG ATGATATTGCTTGATGGAGCAAAAGCAACAACGGAGACTGTTGATGCTTTGAGATCTGGAGCTAAAGCTATGAAAGACATGCAAAAAGAAAC AAATATTATTGATGTGGACAAGACAATGGATGAGATCAATGAACAAACTGACAACTTAAGACAGATACAAGATGCACTTGCTGCTCCAATTGGCGCCAATGATTTTGACGAG GATGAACTGTTAGAGGAGCTGGAAGGGCTTGAAGAAGCtgagttggaggaacaacttctaCAACCAATAACAACCCCAGTGACGCCATATAAGCAACCCACACGGCCTGCGGCCCAAAAGGACCCTCAAGAAGATGAACTTGCTGAACTCCAAAGAGAAATGGCCCTTTGA